From Candidatus Eisenbacteria bacterium, one genomic window encodes:
- a CDS encoding helix-turn-helix domain-containing protein, with protein sequence MLRRRVVLAIRQGMGPSEAARVFGVSRQAIHNWMRQVEGSG encoded by the coding sequence ATTCTGAGGCGGCGAGTCGTGTTGGCGATTCGTCAGGGGATGGGTCCGTCGGAGGCCGCTCGTGTCTTTGGGGTGTCGCGCCAAGCGATTCACAACTGGATGCGCCAGGTGGAGGGGTCGGGG